In the Astatotilapia calliptera chromosome 5, fAstCal1.2, whole genome shotgun sequence genome, one interval contains:
- the LOC113022892 gene encoding bcl-2-like protein 1 — MCQMIHWYDWQERSWHLISLALQRRSRVEMQCRNRELVEFFISYKLSQKNHPTSLLRPTNVGQRTERDLAKSLPAYDGIEALKSALLDSGEQFGFLFTQSFRDVASHLNITPDTAQQCFESVMDELFRDGINWGRIIGLFVFGSAMCLDCIDSNMGELVPDIADWMTAYLDDHISLWIQRNGGWDRFTEIFGKGMSTRSSGESLKRWLFVGVALVTGLLVGMLMTD; from the exons ATGTGCCAGATGATACACTGGTATGACTGGCAGGAGAGATCGTGGCATTTGATTAGCCTGGCCCTGCAGAGGAGGTCCAGAGTGGAGATGCAGTGCAGGAACCGAGAGCTGGTGGAGTTCTTTATAAGCTATAAACTGTCTCAGAAGAATCACCCAACTTCCCTTCTGAGGCCAACCAATGTGGGCCAAAGGACTGAGAGAGACCTGGCCAAATCCCTGCCTGCGTACGATGGCATAGAGGCTTTAAAATCAGCTCTTCTAGACTCAGGAGAGCAGTTTGGTTTTCTGTTCACACAGTCTTTTAGGGACGTTGCTTCGCACCTCAACATCACGCCAGACACAGCCCAGCAATGCTTCGAGAGTGTGATGGATGAGTTGTTCAGGGATGGAATCAATTGGGGGCGTATAAttggtctgtttgtctttgGTTCTGCAATGTGTCTGGACTGTATTGACAGCAATATGGGTGAGCTGGTACCCGACATTGCAGACTGGATGACTGCGTATCTAGATGATCACATTAGTCTGTGGATCCAACGAAATGGAGGATGG gaccGCTTTACAGAGATATTTGGGAAAGGGATGTCTACTAGGAGCTCTGGGGAGTCTCtgaagagatggctgtttgttGGAGTGGCATTAGTAACAGGGCTGCTCGTTGGCATGCTCATGACAGATTAA
- the gata1a gene encoding GATA binding protein 1a, with the protein MEDSSEQSHWVSPSLLSSDPLAAFSSDSGLLPPGEEGETFFTGQDTDYTSLPSFFSTPSLSRAPAPYRHGSVRPMFNSPSLLSNLQLLDGLPSHSLSSPYNPPVSTWSSSPLTKTPLHSHTPTSLYTPGVTSSFTTSRDGYSSPGREGRESPHFQEALKAERLSPLGGSGASSSFLNLTPAAGSVYTPSSHPHMLSPYSSYMSGPQDYSSAALYSSPGAWINPSYSPKLRNKMRISTPEARECVNCGATATPLWRRDGTGHYLCNACGLYHKMNGQNRPLIRPKKRLIVSKRAGTLCANCHTSTTTLWRRNANGEPVCNACGLYFKLHNVNRPLTMKKDGIQTRNRKVSSKNKKSKKVALLEPYMEVTQPPSLDDNGGPFSLGPGTLLTYSHSPHLMPTPSPIHPSASLPYTHHLNSGMVPTLV; encoded by the exons ATGGAAGATTCATCAGAGCAGTCCCACTGGGTGTCTCCATCCCTGCTCAGCTCAGACCCCCTGGCCGCTTTCTCCTCTGATTCTGGCCTGTTGCCTCCGGGAGAAGAGGGTGAGACGTTCTTCACCGGCCAGGACACTGACTACACCAGCCTGCCCTCTTTCTTCTCCACCCCAAGCCTCAGTCGAGCGCCAGCTCCTTACCGACACGGCTCTG TTCGACCAATGTTCAACTCACCGAGCCTGCTCAGCAACCTTCAGCTGCTGGATGGGCTGCCCAGCCACTCTCTGAGCTCGCCCTACAACCCCCCAGTCTCCACCTGGAGCAGCAGCCCTCTCACTAAGACGCCATTGCATTCGCACACCCCGACCTCCCTCTACACCCCTGGAGTGACCTCCTCTTTCACCACTTCCAGAGATGGATACTCGTCTCCGGGCAGAGAGGGCAGGGAGAGTCCCCATTTTCAGGAGGCCCTCAAGGCAGAGCGCCTGAGCCCACTTGGGGGGTCTGGggccagcagcagctttctCAACCTGACTCCTGCAGCTGGCAGCGTGTACACTCCATCATCCCACCCACACATGCTAAGCCCCTACAGCTCATACATGAGTGGCCCACAGGACTACAGCTCCGCTGCCCTCTACTCCAGCCCCGGAGCCTGGATCAACCCCTCGTACTCCCCTAAACTCCGTAACAAGATGAGGATATCCACTCCAG AGGCCAGAGAGTGTGTCAACTGTGGAGCCACAGCTACCCCTCTGTGGCGCCGGGATGGTACAGGCCACTACCTGTGCAATGCCTGTGGACTGTACCACAAGATGAACGGCCAAAATAGACCTCTAATCCGACCCAAGAAGAGACTG ATTGTCAGCAAGCGCGCAGGTACCCTCTGTGCCAACTGTCACACAAGCACAACAACGCTGTGGAGACGCAACGCCAACGGGGAACCTGTGTGTAATGCCTGCGGACTCTACTTTAAACTGCATAAC GTTAACCGGCCTCTCACCATGAAGAAGGATGGAATTCAAACACGTAACAGAAAAGTCTCCAGCAAGAACAAGAAGAGCAAGAAGGTCGCCTTGTTGGAGCCGTACATGGAGGTGACTCAGCCGCCCTCCCTGGACGACAACGGTGGGCCCTTCTCCCTCGGCCCCGGGACTCTCCTCACCTACAGTCACTCGCCTCACCTCATGCCTACACCGTCCCCGATCCATCCCTCTGCCAGCTTACCCTACACGCACCACCTCAACTCTGGCATGGTGCCCACACTAGTGTGA
- the LOC113022896 gene encoding ras-related protein rab7 — protein sequence MDMSDKKGPITLKIILIGNSGVGKSSVMNRYVNHRFTNMYRATVGTDFLSKTISIDGDTVTLQIWDTAGTERFQSLGTPLYRGAHCCMLVFDVTSKASFSALDGWRKEFLIQGEPKDPSDFPFIVLGNKTDLSDREVSDKLSRQWCEEIRAEYFEGSAKEDLDVEKPFLRAAQRGLQQYKKHTLENTGHFQITCKQPRETRNTCEC from the exons ATGGATATGAGTGACAAAAAGGGTCCTATTACACTGAAAATAATCCTCATAGGAAACTCTGG GGTGGGAAAATCCTCCGTCATGAACAGATACGTGAATCACCGCTTCACCAACATGTACCGGGCCACTGTGGGGACCGACTTCCTCTCTAAAACAATCAGCATAGATGGGGACACAGTCACGCTGCAG ATCTGGGACACAGCAGGCACAGAGAGGTTCCAGTCTCTGGGTACACCTCTGTACAGGGGAGCTCACTGCTGCATGCTGGTGTTTGATGTCACATCCAAGGCCAGCTTCTCTGCTCTGGATGGGTGGAGGAAGGAGTTTTTGATCCAAGGGGAACCCAAGGATCCTTCTGATTTCCCTTTTATTGTACTGGGCAACAAAACGGATCTGAGCGACCGAGAG GTGTCTGACAAGCTGTCCCGGCAGTGGTGCGAGGAAATTAGAGCTGAATACTTTGAAGGAAGTGCCAAAGAAGATCTGGATGTAGAGAAGCCGTTTTTGAGAGCGGCTCAGCGTGGCTTACAGCAG tacaaaaaacacacattggAAAATACAGGACATTTCCAGATAACCTGCAAACAGCCGAGAGAAACTCGCAACACCTGTGAGTGCTGA